The Vibrio navarrensis genome has a segment encoding these proteins:
- a CDS encoding beta-ketoacyl synthase chain length factor: MSISSSFICLNIEKWYASSVGLNDRQAWQDWALNGQYPENSETIFTNIPAMMRRRMSELSKHAVHSALELLSQTSVDYMVFSSRHGELHRSIALVKDILLGEEASPMAFSQSVHNTAAGLATIASKKSIPLTSIAAGENTFHSALIETFCYLQQHPDKKVLLVDFDEPLPEDYAEFEEQSYRGYALALVISQGEQFTISQAAPSVDPVTPRPQALQFLQHYLASSVRTWPVSTRRHTWIWQQR, translated from the coding sequence ATGTCAATTTCATCCTCTTTTATCTGTTTAAATATTGAAAAGTGGTATGCAAGTTCAGTTGGACTGAATGATCGCCAAGCTTGGCAAGATTGGGCTTTGAACGGTCAATATCCCGAAAATAGCGAAACGATATTTACTAATATCCCAGCAATGATGCGTCGGCGGATGAGCGAATTAAGTAAACACGCGGTGCACAGCGCACTGGAATTACTTTCGCAAACCTCGGTAGATTATATGGTTTTTTCCAGTCGGCATGGAGAGTTACATCGCAGCATCGCATTAGTTAAAGATATTTTACTAGGTGAAGAGGCCTCGCCCATGGCGTTTTCTCAATCTGTGCATAATACCGCAGCTGGGCTGGCCACCATCGCCAGTAAAAAGTCCATTCCATTGACTTCTATCGCCGCGGGCGAAAATACCTTCCACAGCGCTCTAATTGAAACCTTCTGTTATTTACAGCAACACCCTGACAAAAAGGTCTTATTGGTGGATTTCGATGAGCCTTTGCCCGAGGATTATGCCGAGTTCGAAGAACAATCGTACCGCGGTTATGCCCTTGCATTGGTGATTAGCCAAGGTGAGCAATTCACCATCAGTCAAGCCGCACCTAGTGTGGATCCAGTCACACCACGCCCACAAGCGTTGCAATTTTTGCAACACTATCTGGCGAGTTCAGTTCGCACATGGCCAGTTTCCACTCGTCGTCACACTTGGATATGGCAACAGAGATGA
- a CDS encoding methyltransferase, which translates to MLNHNLDPYNALQAKTEAQKLSFAPILFHTARTLRDLNILTVLDAAGQAGLPAVEIAEKTGVSEYGVKVLLDMALSAHIVVWKKPNYVLANVGHFLLHDGMTKANMDFTADVCYAAMMHLTESITTGTPAGLKELGDWNTIYEGLSRLPEKAKESWFKFDHYYSDRSFPILLERVFADKPQHIVDIGGNTGKWALQCCNYDPDVKVTIVDLPRQLELAMSNAREQGFAERISPFPANMLDKNQPLPTQGDIWWMSQFLDCFSPMEILSILTRVKESLQPGAVVYILELFCDAQKYDAASYSLNATSLYFTCLANGNSRFYRSDDFLQIVAEAELEVIERTDNIGLGHTLLKLVAKSH; encoded by the coding sequence GTGTTAAATCATAATTTAGACCCTTACAACGCTTTACAAGCAAAAACAGAGGCACAGAAACTCTCCTTTGCACCGATTTTATTTCACACCGCTCGAACGTTGAGAGATTTGAATATCCTTACGGTCCTCGACGCCGCTGGTCAGGCGGGGTTACCTGCTGTGGAGATTGCGGAAAAAACCGGCGTCTCCGAATACGGTGTCAAAGTGTTGCTGGATATGGCGTTAAGTGCACACATTGTGGTGTGGAAAAAGCCTAACTACGTGTTGGCAAACGTTGGTCATTTTTTGCTGCATGATGGCATGACCAAAGCCAACATGGATTTTACCGCGGACGTTTGTTATGCGGCGATGATGCATCTGACGGAATCGATTACCACAGGCACACCAGCAGGGTTGAAAGAGCTCGGCGACTGGAACACCATTTACGAAGGGCTTTCACGTCTACCGGAGAAAGCAAAAGAGAGCTGGTTTAAGTTCGATCACTATTACTCCGACCGTTCCTTTCCGATCCTGCTAGAGCGGGTGTTTGCCGACAAACCCCAACACATCGTAGACATTGGTGGAAACACCGGAAAATGGGCTCTTCAGTGTTGCAATTATGATCCGGATGTCAAAGTGACCATTGTCGATCTGCCACGCCAGTTAGAACTGGCGATGTCCAATGCCCGTGAGCAAGGTTTTGCTGAGCGAATATCCCCTTTCCCAGCCAATATGCTGGATAAAAATCAGCCTTTGCCGACACAAGGCGATATCTGGTGGATGAGCCAGTTTCTTGACTGCTTCTCGCCAATGGAGATTCTCAGCATTTTGACTCGCGTTAAAGAGAGCCTTCAGCCCGGAGCAGTAGTGTATATTCTTGAGCTCTTTTGTGACGCACAGAAATACGACGCCGCATCTTACAGCCTTAATGCGACCTCGCTGTACTTTACCTGTTTGGCCAATGGCAACAGCCGTTTTTACCGCAGTGACGATTTTCTGCAAATTGTCGCTGAAGCGGAGTTAGAGGTGATTGAAAGAACCGACAACATCGGTCTTGGCCACACCTTGCTAAAACTGGTCGCAAAATCACATTAA
- a CDS encoding NAD(P)/FAD-dependent oxidoreductase: MQKQSTQVVIIGAGPSGSTAAALLKAQNIDVIVLEKALFPRFSIGESLLPACMEVIEQAGMLDAVNQAGFQFKNGAAFRKNGVYTEFDFTDKFTPGPGTTYQVQRATFDKVLADDAERQGVEIRYQHEVTRVEMRGNTSLLSVKDELGQAYQLEANFLLDASGFGRVLPRLLDLEEPSCLPPRQAIFTHIVDHIDTGDMAYTRDKILISVHPQHADVWYWLIPFSNGVCSLGIVGTPAFFANYPQDKISAIQQLASEEPGLAKLLSRAQYPNPAGELGGYSANVKHLATEHYALLGNAGEFLDPVFSSGVTIAMKSAQFASACVAKQLNGERVDWQRDYAQPLMVGVNTFRTYVEGWYDGTLQDVIFFEEPNERIKQMISSILAGYAWDEANPYVKESQRRLACLAEFVRQENAAIK, from the coding sequence ATGCAAAAGCAATCGACTCAGGTTGTGATTATCGGTGCTGGCCCATCTGGGTCGACGGCCGCTGCGCTACTGAAAGCGCAAAACATCGACGTCATTGTATTGGAAAAAGCGCTATTTCCGCGTTTTTCAATTGGTGAGAGCTTATTACCCGCTTGCATGGAAGTGATTGAACAGGCGGGTATGCTAGATGCGGTGAATCAGGCTGGTTTTCAATTTAAAAATGGTGCCGCATTTAGAAAAAACGGCGTTTACACCGAATTTGATTTTACTGACAAATTTACCCCCGGCCCAGGAACGACTTATCAAGTCCAACGCGCGACGTTTGATAAAGTGCTGGCCGATGATGCCGAACGTCAAGGGGTCGAGATTCGCTATCAACACGAAGTCACTCGCGTTGAGATGAGAGGCAACACGTCACTGCTGAGTGTGAAAGACGAGCTTGGCCAGGCTTATCAGTTAGAGGCGAATTTCCTACTGGATGCCAGCGGCTTTGGCCGGGTGCTGCCTCGCTTGCTTGACCTTGAAGAGCCCTCTTGTCTGCCACCACGCCAAGCGATTTTTACCCATATCGTTGACCATATTGATACTGGGGACATGGCGTATACCCGCGACAAAATTCTTATTTCCGTGCACCCACAACACGCCGATGTCTGGTACTGGTTGATCCCATTTTCTAACGGCGTTTGCTCTTTGGGTATCGTCGGTACGCCAGCATTTTTTGCCAACTACCCGCAAGATAAAATCTCGGCGATACAGCAGCTTGCTAGCGAAGAGCCCGGTTTGGCGAAGTTGCTTAGCCGCGCCCAATACCCCAATCCGGCTGGGGAGCTTGGCGGTTATTCGGCCAACGTGAAGCATTTGGCAACGGAACATTATGCACTGCTTGGTAACGCCGGTGAGTTTCTTGACCCAGTGTTCTCTTCTGGCGTAACCATTGCGATGAAATCAGCTCAATTCGCCAGTGCTTGTGTGGCAAAACAGCTCAATGGGGAACGGGTAGATTGGCAACGTGACTATGCGCAGCCGCTCATGGTCGGGGTGAACACTTTCCGCACCTATGTCGAAGGTTGGTACGATGGCACCTTGCAGGATGTGATTTTCTTTGAAGAGCCCAATGAACGAATTAAGCAGATGATTTCCTCCATTTTGGCCGGATATGCTTGGGATGAAGCAAACCCGTATGTCAAGGAATCGCAGCGCCGTTTAGCCTGTCTTGCTGAATTTGTCCGCCAAGAGAACGCGGCGATAAAATAA
- a CDS encoding M6 family metalloprotease domain-containing protein → MKKWLSTLACSAATMALSASALAMVPPAPIWHEIVLPDGSSTQIRLQGSAHFSWFEDEQGNALIQQGDNWYFAEIQSDSTGAQLISTGELLLAGALAPTRSQLRPPLNLPDALNTDSANQVLRSRSFTPNKRLARSAFSAPAQPFEQPLLVVQVSFSNVNMVHDFTERVFGEAGQSVVDYYAKNSAGQYQVVPAKESFGTANDGVIDITLDQFHPSCHDSAWCTNRLNSIFQESYQKLDQYVDFAQYDVNADGTIDPTELSVMFVFAGGDRSTGVVNRPSIWPHMYYHNDAPVDGKTISAYCLFGDYQVDHQATLGVIVHELGHLMLGLPDLYSYKHDGSVGQWGVMGAGSWAMTPDDQYAGDTPVNMSAWSKHASGFVAPQVLSQSQAAVQVANAEAGLIYLDPYLKEFGPRLYVENRRSVDYDRALQAEGMLVTSVNVNNAFNETGPMQVQIMQADGLGELERGGRADSADIYPGLYGNTQISDNSQPNLTSVAGFETGVSLTGIVSGEHAARFDFVKPQDGEKFAWLTSLRRSYVQAEAGKDALAFEVNLPKATQIDGVQLYYQVVNSSLPVRYTVSRYPQNGANFANLLLDSSQQERLAEGVVSRSGRVMFSTPAKLAVGTHTLVVELQNAVLEQNYLFSDLQNMEPTDEKKAWLGSRLEKESNGLSKLLGYQTVAFAALFDVDLASLVQPMADKVEVDKNGSVALDVMTNDNMDAGYVFQAELVSPPTNGTVTNWVYTPKTNFVGQDQLTYRLRSTAGNLVSSVVTVEIDVTGSNAAPQAKASVAEVALVAGARITLLGDASTDADGDELQYQWRQIFGPQVNLNNASSSTAEFVVPKEVIMGNTLAFALTVTDPSGLSDSATIQLEVANSAPMAKQDAISLSAGSSVDIMALSNDYDQDNHVLTLISVSTPEFGSASVANNQIHYQAPNSVAQETVVTLEYQIQDAEGAIASGTVLVTVTPEINATSFTASSSSGSSGGSLAVLPLLFLALLGRRRSRT, encoded by the coding sequence ATGAAAAAATGGCTTTCTACGCTGGCGTGTAGCGCCGCAACGATGGCATTGTCAGCCTCAGCGCTGGCAATGGTTCCCCCGGCACCGATTTGGCATGAGATAGTGCTGCCGGATGGTTCCAGTACTCAAATTCGCCTGCAGGGCTCGGCCCATTTTAGCTGGTTCGAAGATGAGCAAGGCAATGCTCTCATCCAGCAAGGGGATAACTGGTACTTTGCTGAAATCCAAAGTGATTCAACAGGCGCTCAACTGATTTCAACCGGAGAGCTTTTGCTTGCGGGCGCGCTAGCACCGACGCGTTCTCAATTACGCCCGCCGCTTAATTTGCCTGACGCCCTTAACACAGACAGTGCTAACCAAGTTCTCCGCTCACGCAGTTTTACCCCCAACAAAAGGCTGGCTCGCAGTGCTTTCTCTGCGCCAGCGCAGCCGTTTGAACAGCCGCTGTTGGTGGTGCAAGTTTCCTTTTCCAATGTCAACATGGTGCACGATTTTACCGAGCGAGTGTTTGGTGAGGCAGGGCAGAGCGTGGTGGATTACTACGCGAAAAACTCGGCCGGTCAGTATCAAGTCGTACCCGCGAAAGAAAGCTTTGGCACGGCGAATGATGGTGTCATTGATATTACGCTCGATCAGTTCCATCCCAGCTGCCATGATTCAGCCTGGTGTACCAACCGCCTCAACAGCATTTTTCAGGAAAGTTATCAAAAACTCGATCAATACGTCGATTTCGCCCAATACGATGTCAACGCGGATGGCACCATTGATCCCACCGAACTGTCAGTAATGTTTGTCTTCGCGGGGGGCGATCGCTCCACAGGCGTCGTCAATCGACCTTCGATCTGGCCTCACATGTATTACCACAACGACGCCCCCGTTGATGGGAAAACCATTTCTGCTTACTGTTTGTTTGGTGATTATCAAGTCGATCACCAAGCTACACTCGGGGTGATTGTCCATGAACTGGGCCATCTGATGCTTGGCCTGCCGGATCTCTATTCTTACAAACACGATGGCTCCGTTGGCCAGTGGGGTGTGATGGGGGCGGGGTCTTGGGCCATGACCCCGGATGATCAGTACGCCGGTGACACGCCAGTCAATATGAGCGCGTGGAGCAAACACGCTTCCGGCTTTGTTGCGCCGCAGGTGTTGAGTCAATCGCAAGCGGCAGTGCAAGTGGCAAACGCAGAGGCGGGGCTTATCTATCTTGACCCTTATTTGAAGGAGTTTGGCCCGCGATTGTATGTGGAAAATCGTCGCAGTGTCGATTACGACCGCGCTTTGCAGGCCGAAGGGATGCTGGTGACCTCGGTTAACGTCAACAATGCATTTAACGAAACTGGCCCAATGCAGGTGCAGATCATGCAAGCTGACGGATTGGGCGAACTGGAGCGCGGCGGTCGTGCCGACAGTGCCGACATCTACCCGGGTCTTTATGGCAATACTCAAATTTCGGACAACTCACAGCCGAATTTAACCAGCGTCGCTGGCTTTGAAACTGGCGTTAGCCTCACTGGGATTGTCAGTGGTGAGCACGCTGCGCGTTTTGATTTTGTCAAACCGCAAGATGGCGAGAAGTTCGCTTGGTTAACCAGTTTACGCCGGAGCTATGTGCAAGCGGAAGCGGGCAAAGACGCGCTGGCGTTTGAAGTGAATTTGCCCAAAGCCACCCAGATTGATGGCGTTCAACTCTATTACCAAGTGGTGAATAGCTCGCTGCCAGTTCGCTATACCGTTTCTCGCTATCCACAAAATGGGGCAAACTTTGCCAATCTGCTGTTAGACAGCAGCCAGCAAGAACGATTAGCCGAAGGGGTAGTGAGCCGCTCTGGCCGAGTGATGTTTAGTACTCCCGCAAAGCTCGCCGTTGGGACTCATACCTTGGTGGTGGAGTTGCAAAATGCCGTTTTGGAGCAAAACTATCTCTTCAGTGATTTACAGAATATGGAGCCGACGGATGAGAAAAAAGCGTGGCTCGGTAGCCGGTTAGAGAAAGAGAGCAATGGCCTGAGTAAACTGCTCGGTTACCAAACGGTGGCTTTTGCTGCGCTGTTTGATGTCGACCTCGCAAGTTTAGTCCAACCTATGGCAGATAAGGTTGAAGTTGATAAAAACGGCTCGGTGGCGTTGGATGTGATGACCAATGACAATATGGACGCGGGTTATGTGTTCCAGGCCGAACTGGTTTCGCCACCGACTAACGGCACAGTCACAAACTGGGTTTACACGCCGAAAACCAACTTTGTTGGGCAAGATCAATTGACCTATCGCTTACGTTCGACCGCTGGAAACCTTGTTTCTTCAGTGGTGACGGTCGAGATCGATGTTACGGGCAGCAACGCGGCTCCGCAAGCCAAAGCGTCAGTTGCCGAGGTTGCACTGGTCGCAGGAGCACGGATTACGCTGCTGGGTGATGCAAGCACTGATGCCGACGGTGATGAGCTGCAATATCAATGGCGACAAATATTTGGACCCCAAGTTAACTTGAACAATGCCAGCAGCAGTACTGCCGAATTTGTGGTGCCAAAAGAGGTGATAATGGGCAATACGCTGGCTTTCGCGCTAACGGTCACTGATCCAAGTGGCTTGAGCGATAGCGCCACGATTCAGCTTGAAGTGGCTAACAGTGCACCGATGGCGAAGCAAGATGCCATCAGCCTCTCCGCTGGCTCTAGTGTCGACATTATGGCGTTATCCAATGACTACGATCAGGATAACCACGTACTGACGCTCATCTCGGTATCAACCCCAGAGTTCGGTTCGGCCAGCGTAGCGAACAATCAAATTCACTACCAAGCGCCAAACAGTGTGGCGCAGGAAACTGTGGTGACGCTGGAGTACCAAATTCAGGATGCAGAAGGGGCAATTGCCAGCGGAACGGTGCTGGTAACGGTGACACCAGAGATCAATGCGACCTCGTTTACCGCCAGCTCTTCTAGCGGTTCATCCGGCGGTTCGCTTGCCGTACTACCTCTGCTATTTCTCGCGTTACTTGGGCGCAGACGCTCGCGCACCTAA
- a CDS encoding protein adenylyltransferase SelO has translation MSAWPSVTFSQRFSSLPRAFYTAVKPQPLQNSHWVVWNAPLAARFALPEVADETLRCAFAAEQVPDCFSPLAMKYAGHQFGVYNPDLGDGRGLLLAEMQDKQGNWFDVHLKGAGQTPYSRMGDGRAVLRSTIREYLCSEAMAGLGIATTRALGMLSSDTPVYREQTERGALLIRLATTHIRFGHFEHFFYTNQLAEHKLLADKVIEWYLPQCQQAAKPYLAMFEQIVARTALMIAQWQAVGFAHGVMNTDNMSILGETFDYGPFGFLDDYEPGYICNHSDYQGRYAFDQQPRVALWNLSALAHALSPLIERADLQAALAQFDVLLGQHFSRLMRSKLGLNARLTGDSELFDRLFALLTENRTDYTRFMRTLSELDRHGKQAVIDLFIDRESVTRWLDDYLARCQQEVQADGSPLSESMRCAAMRLVNPKYILRNYLAQQAIEKAQQGDFSQVQQLAELLRRPYDDAPQFEHYARLPPEWGKKMVISCSS, from the coding sequence ATGTCTGCTTGGCCATCGGTCACATTCTCACAGCGTTTTTCTTCGCTTCCTCGCGCCTTTTATACTGCGGTTAAGCCGCAGCCGCTGCAAAATAGCCACTGGGTGGTGTGGAACGCACCTTTAGCCGCCCGTTTTGCTTTGCCGGAGGTTGCGGATGAAACCTTGCGCTGCGCTTTTGCGGCTGAGCAAGTGCCGGATTGTTTCTCGCCGCTGGCAATGAAATACGCCGGGCACCAGTTTGGTGTCTATAACCCCGATTTGGGCGACGGTCGCGGCCTGCTGCTGGCCGAAATGCAGGACAAACAGGGCAACTGGTTTGACGTGCATCTCAAAGGGGCGGGGCAGACGCCGTACTCGCGCATGGGCGATGGCCGTGCTGTGCTGCGCTCAACCATTCGTGAATATCTGTGCAGTGAAGCCATGGCGGGGTTAGGCATTGCCACTACGCGCGCGCTGGGGATGTTGAGTAGCGATACCCCAGTTTATCGCGAGCAGACCGAGCGCGGCGCGCTGCTGATCCGTTTAGCCACCACTCACATCCGTTTTGGTCATTTTGAGCACTTTTTCTATACCAATCAGTTGGCTGAGCACAAACTGCTGGCTGACAAAGTCATCGAATGGTATCTGCCGCAATGCCAACAAGCGGCTAAGCCTTATTTGGCGATGTTTGAGCAGATTGTCGCGCGCACTGCACTGATGATTGCGCAGTGGCAAGCGGTCGGTTTTGCTCATGGGGTGATGAATACCGACAACATGTCGATTTTGGGCGAAACGTTTGATTACGGCCCGTTTGGGTTTCTTGATGACTACGAGCCGGGCTACATCTGTAACCACTCCGATTATCAAGGTCGCTATGCTTTTGATCAGCAGCCCAGAGTCGCCTTGTGGAATCTCTCTGCCCTGGCCCACGCGCTTTCGCCATTGATCGAACGTGCCGACTTGCAAGCCGCGTTGGCGCAGTTTGACGTTTTATTGGGTCAGCACTTTAGCCGCTTGATGCGCAGCAAATTGGGTTTGAACGCGCGACTTACCGGAGATAGTGAGTTGTTTGACCGACTATTCGCCCTGCTGACGGAAAACCGCACCGATTACACCCGTTTTATGCGCACGCTGTCGGAGTTGGATCGCCATGGCAAACAAGCGGTGATCGATCTCTTTATTGACCGAGAGTCGGTAACGCGCTGGTTGGATGATTATCTGGCGCGCTGCCAACAAGAAGTGCAAGCAGACGGTTCGCCGCTGTCAGAAAGTATGCGCTGCGCGGCCATGCGTCTGGTGAATCCTAAATACATTTTGCGTAATTATCTGGCCCAGCAAGCGATAGAAAAAGCGCAGCAAGGTGATTTTAGCCAAGTGCAACAACTGGCAGAGCTACTTCGCCGTCCTTACGATGACGCACCGCAATTTGAGCACTACGCGCGTCTTCCGCCTGAGTGGGGTAAGAAAATGGTCATCAGCTGCTCTTCCTAA
- a CDS encoding response regulator — MQEVSRILVVDDDEEIRELLDEYLTRSGYQVRTVADGVQLKAHLSQEGFPDLILLDIMLPGEDGFSLCQYIRRESSVPIIMLTAVSEETDQIIGLEIGADDYIAKPFNPRHLIARIKAVLRRVQVRQEKGSDTLPKQILFGDWSLDTLAHRLTHQETQTQHELSGSDFALLMLFLTRPNEVLDRDTISYATRGRESLPFERGIDVQLSRLRQRLGDSARYPHYIKTMRGNGYILSVPVSYEH; from the coding sequence ATGCAGGAAGTAAGCCGAATTTTGGTGGTTGACGACGACGAAGAGATCCGTGAGCTGTTGGATGAGTATCTGACGCGCAGCGGATATCAGGTAAGAACCGTCGCCGATGGTGTACAGCTCAAAGCACATCTTAGCCAAGAGGGCTTTCCGGATTTGATCCTGCTCGACATCATGCTGCCCGGCGAGGATGGTTTTAGCTTGTGCCAGTACATTCGCCGTGAATCGAGCGTGCCGATCATTATGCTTACTGCTGTCTCGGAAGAGACCGATCAGATCATTGGCTTAGAAATTGGCGCTGATGACTACATCGCGAAACCGTTTAATCCGCGCCACCTGATCGCCCGCATCAAAGCGGTGTTGCGCCGTGTGCAAGTTCGACAAGAAAAGGGCAGTGATACGCTGCCAAAGCAAATTCTGTTCGGTGATTGGAGCCTAGACACTCTGGCCCATCGCCTTACCCATCAGGAAACGCAAACGCAACACGAACTCTCTGGCAGTGATTTTGCTTTGCTGATGCTGTTTCTGACTCGGCCAAATGAGGTGCTGGATCGCGACACCATCTCCTATGCAACTCGAGGGCGAGAATCACTGCCATTCGAGCGCGGTATCGATGTGCAGTTGAGCCGTTTGCGCCAGCGTTTGGGCGACAGTGCGCGCTATCCGCACTACATCAAAACCATGCGCGGCAACGGTTACATTCTCTCTGTCCCTGTCAGTTATGAACATTAA
- a CDS encoding ATP-binding protein — protein MLRFRPHSLVARTLMLTLLAVVIAQGIATAIWYSQSKQKELEGIRSTSASMASMFASTVTFFQSLPVNYRHIVLDQIRNMGGTRFFVSFNREKLQVEPIENTRLKEASVSAIKSVLRQKLTRVESVSVDFSSPETLRLLKNDIYLHDLPKSWAHHTLTLAPINPPVLVVQIELSSHEWIYIAALLPAPYLTLDDELLGREQMLFLFLSTSLLLLLTYAMIRRQVKPLKRLARAANEMSMNIEQPPLVEEGASELVTATRAFNRMQQRIRRYVADREHLFSAISHDLKTPITRLRLRAELLDDERKRSKFNQDLDELEMMVKGALQCVRDTDLHENNDYIDLNVMLEQIIESYNQHQVRVHFTPHPMEPLVAKPLAIKRVLTNLLDNALKYAGSAEVQLEENDNWVKVTITDSGPGIPNHKLEAVFEPYYRLARDTDGHGLGLGICRNILHGHGGDLTLSNLPKGGLKVEVLIPSGLEV, from the coding sequence ATGCTGAGATTTAGGCCCCATTCATTGGTTGCGCGAACCTTGATGTTGACGCTACTGGCGGTGGTGATTGCCCAAGGCATCGCCACCGCGATTTGGTATAGCCAGTCGAAACAGAAAGAACTTGAAGGGATTCGCTCGACGTCAGCCAGCATGGCGAGCATGTTTGCTTCGACTGTGACCTTTTTCCAATCTTTACCGGTCAACTACCGCCATATTGTTTTGGATCAGATCCGCAATATGGGCGGGACGCGCTTTTTCGTCTCCTTTAACCGAGAAAAATTACAGGTCGAGCCGATTGAAAATACCCGCTTAAAAGAGGCTTCGGTCAGCGCAATCAAAAGTGTGCTGAGGCAAAAGCTCACGCGGGTTGAATCGGTGTCGGTCGATTTTTCCAGCCCGGAAACACTACGGCTGCTCAAAAACGACATTTATCTGCACGACTTACCCAAATCGTGGGCGCACCACACCTTAACTTTGGCGCCGATTAATCCGCCTGTGCTGGTGGTGCAAATTGAGCTGAGTAGCCATGAATGGATCTACATCGCTGCGCTTTTGCCTGCCCCGTATCTGACCTTGGATGACGAGCTGCTGGGGCGAGAGCAGATGCTGTTTCTGTTTTTGTCCACCAGCTTATTGCTGCTGCTCACCTATGCGATGATCCGTCGGCAGGTGAAACCGCTTAAACGTCTGGCGCGCGCGGCCAATGAGATGAGCATGAATATTGAACAGCCGCCTCTGGTGGAGGAGGGGGCGAGTGAACTGGTCACCGCCACGCGCGCTTTTAATCGTATGCAGCAACGTATTCGTCGTTACGTGGCGGATCGTGAGCACCTGTTTTCGGCTATTTCCCATGATTTGAAAACGCCGATCACTCGCCTGCGTCTTAGGGCCGAGCTGTTGGACGATGAGCGTAAACGCAGCAAATTCAATCAAGATTTGGATGAGCTGGAGATGATGGTCAAAGGCGCGCTGCAGTGCGTGCGTGACACGGATTTGCATGAAAATAACGACTATATCGATCTCAACGTTATGCTGGAGCAGATCATCGAAAGTTACAATCAGCATCAGGTTCGAGTCCACTTTACCCCGCATCCGATGGAGCCCTTGGTCGCGAAACCGTTGGCCATTAAGCGAGTACTGACCAACTTGCTGGACAATGCGCTCAAGTATGCAGGCAGCGCCGAAGTGCAGTTAGAGGAAAACGATAACTGGGTGAAAGTGACCATCACCGACTCAGGCCCGGGCATTCCCAACCATAAACTGGAAGCGGTGTTTGAGCCCTACTATCGCTTAGCGCGTGATACTGATGGCCACGGTTTGGGGCTGGGTATCTGCCGCAATATTTTGCACGGGCACGGCGGAGATCTCACTCTGAGCAATTTGCCAAAGGGCGGCTTGAAAGTGGAAGTGCTTATTCCATCAGGGCTTGAAGTGTAA
- a CDS encoding ABC transporter substrate-binding protein: MKMTKTLLTLSLLSATSLVQAGEVEVLHWWTAGGEAKSAAVLKQMLEQQGHTWKDFAVAGGGGESAMTVLKTRAVSGNPPSAAQIKGHDIQEWGGLGFLTSLDATAKKENWDGILPAVVTKVMKFDGEYVVVPVNVHRVNWLWANPEVLKKSGVALPTTLDEFFAAADKIKAAGFIPLAHGGQPWQDATVFEAVALDVLGSADYNKAFVDLDMNVLSGDKMVEVFTKFKKMRSYIDDNAPGRDWNVATSMVINGEAAMQIMGDWAKGEFSAAGKVAGKDYICAPAPGTAGQFTFNIDSFAFFELSNKANQKAQQDLAKTILTKEFQEVFNLNKGSIPVRLDMDMSKFDQCALDSMATFKASAKSGDLVPSMAHGLATTSYAQGAIYDVVTNFFNDSKADPKEAAKKLAKAVKAAI; the protein is encoded by the coding sequence ATGAAAATGACCAAAACCCTACTTACCCTCTCTCTTCTTTCTGCGACTTCATTGGTTCAGGCTGGTGAAGTGGAAGTACTTCACTGGTGGACTGCTGGAGGCGAAGCCAAATCTGCCGCTGTGCTGAAACAGATGCTGGAGCAGCAAGGCCACACTTGGAAAGATTTCGCCGTTGCTGGCGGCGGCGGCGAGTCTGCGATGACCGTCCTCAAAACCCGTGCCGTTTCTGGCAATCCGCCTTCTGCGGCGCAAATCAAAGGCCACGATATCCAAGAATGGGGTGGGCTCGGCTTTTTGACATCGCTAGACGCGACGGCGAAAAAAGAGAATTGGGATGGCATTCTTCCTGCCGTGGTCACCAAAGTGATGAAATTTGATGGTGAATATGTGGTAGTTCCTGTCAACGTGCACCGCGTCAACTGGCTGTGGGCCAACCCAGAAGTGCTGAAAAAGTCGGGCGTTGCGCTACCCACCACCTTAGATGAATTTTTTGCCGCCGCCGACAAAATCAAAGCTGCGGGCTTTATTCCACTGGCACATGGTGGTCAACCTTGGCAAGACGCAACGGTATTTGAAGCGGTAGCACTCGATGTCCTTGGCAGTGCCGACTACAACAAAGCGTTTGTCGATCTCGATATGAATGTGCTCTCGGGCGACAAAATGGTCGAAGTGTTTACTAAATTTAAGAAAATGCGCAGTTACATTGATGACAACGCGCCGGGACGTGACTGGAACGTGGCCACGTCGATGGTGATCAATGGCGAAGCAGCAATGCAGATCATGGGCGACTGGGCAAAAGGAGAGTTTTCTGCGGCGGGCAAAGTCGCGGGCAAAGATTACATCTGCGCGCCAGCGCCGGGCACAGCGGGGCAGTTTACCTTCAACATCGACAGTTTTGCTTTCTTTGAGCTGAGCAATAAAGCCAACCAAAAAGCGCAGCAAGACTTGGCAAAAACCATTTTGACCAAAGAATTCCAAGAAGTCTTTAACCTCAACAAAGGCTCCATTCCAGTGCGTCTGGACATGGATATGTCTAAGTTCGACCAGTGCGCGCTGGACTCTATGGCGACCTTCAAAGCCAGTGCTAAGTCGGGCGATCTTGTGCCGAGTATGGCGCACGGTCTTGCCACCACCAGCTACGCGCAAGGTGCCATCTATGACGTGGTGACCAACTTTTTCAACGACAGCAAGGCCGATCCGAAAGAAGCGGCGAAAAAGCTGGCGAAAGCGGTGAAAGCGGCCATCTAA